Proteins from one Piscinibacter lacus genomic window:
- a CDS encoding methyltransferase domain-containing protein, whose translation MNTTATTMTATTSGAVSCRVCDSTETHWLCDTHNTHSKTVTLDHYRCRSCGSVFVGNQVDHEELAVAYGTLDSDTYYAEIGEENTRKMLDSIADLKALGLQKAKLIDIGTGDGMFVPLLRDAGFDDISVHEIEGCDLSKVKPLVKAVYQDHDYSTLPDASFDVVTLLDVAEHVIKPQVLIDTALRVLKPGGVLYLHTPVVTRTDRFMHVLQRTPGLGRIGRMWQSGRTSIFHLQNYTAASLEMVARRAGFPDVKVIVKNELSWPVSRYIQVYLLKRLRLPKPFAVLFLPIFYPLLGSNFFNANKGIVTARKAA comes from the coding sequence ATGAACACCACCGCGACGACGATGACCGCCACCACCTCCGGGGCCGTGAGCTGCCGGGTCTGCGACAGCACCGAGACCCACTGGCTCTGCGACACCCACAACACCCACAGCAAGACGGTCACGCTCGACCACTACCGCTGCCGCAGCTGCGGCTCGGTCTTCGTCGGCAATCAGGTGGACCATGAGGAGCTGGCCGTGGCCTACGGCACGCTGGACTCCGACACCTACTACGCGGAGATCGGCGAGGAGAACACCCGCAAGATGCTCGACTCCATCGCCGACCTGAAGGCCCTGGGCCTGCAGAAGGCCAAGCTGATCGACATCGGCACCGGCGACGGTATGTTCGTGCCCCTGCTGCGCGACGCGGGCTTCGACGACATCAGCGTGCACGAGATCGAGGGCTGCGACCTCTCCAAGGTCAAGCCGCTGGTCAAGGCCGTCTACCAGGACCACGACTACTCGACCCTGCCCGACGCGAGCTTCGACGTGGTCACCCTGCTCGACGTGGCCGAGCATGTGATCAAGCCGCAGGTGCTGATCGACACCGCGCTGCGCGTGCTCAAGCCGGGCGGCGTGCTCTACCTGCACACCCCGGTCGTCACCCGCACCGACCGCTTCATGCACGTGCTGCAGCGCACGCCGGGCCTGGGCCGCATCGGCCGCATGTGGCAGTCGGGCCGCACCTCGATCTTCCACTTGCAGAACTACACCGCGGCCTCGCTGGAGATGGTCGCCCGCCGCGCCGGCTTCCCGGATGTGAAGGTCATCGTGAAGAACGAGCTGTCCTGGCCGGTGAGCCGCTACATCCAGGTCTACCTGCTCAAGCGCCTGCGCCTGCCCAAGCCCTTCGCGGTCCTCTTCCTGCCGATCTTCTATCCCCTGCTCGGCTCGAACTTCTTCAATGCCAACAAGGGCATCGTGACCGCCCGCAAGGCGGCCTGA
- the gmd gene encoding GDP-mannose 4,6-dehydratase, with protein MSQVKRALITGVTGQDGSYLAEFLLAKGYEVHGIKRRASLFNTQRVDHIYEDPHVDNQRFKLHYGDLADSSNLTRILAEVRPDEVYNLGAQSHVAVSFEAPEYTADVDALGTLRLLEAIRFLGLEKSCRFYQASTSELYGLVQEIPQKETTPFYPRSPYAVAKLYAYWITVNYREAYGMYACNGILFNHESPRRGETFVTRKITRGLAHIAQGLEQGLFMGNLDALRDWGHAKDYVRMQWMMLQQEQPQDYVIATGVQYSVRQFIQWSAQELGITMRFEGQGVDEKGYVESIAGDKAPALKPGDCIVRIDPRYFRPAEVETLLGDPSKAKTQLGWVPEITVQEMCAEMVAADLQAARRLALLRKHGHEVSVSREAGQ; from the coding sequence ATGAGTCAAGTCAAGCGCGCCCTCATCACCGGCGTCACCGGCCAGGACGGCAGCTACCTCGCCGAATTCCTGCTGGCCAAGGGCTACGAGGTGCACGGCATCAAGCGCCGGGCCTCGCTGTTCAACACCCAGCGGGTCGACCACATCTACGAGGATCCGCACGTCGACAACCAGCGCTTCAAGCTGCACTACGGCGACCTGGCCGACAGCTCGAACCTGACCCGCATCCTGGCCGAGGTGCGGCCCGACGAGGTCTACAACCTCGGCGCGCAGAGCCATGTGGCCGTCAGCTTCGAGGCGCCGGAATACACCGCCGACGTCGATGCCCTGGGCACGCTGCGCCTGCTGGAGGCCATCCGCTTCCTCGGCCTGGAGAAGAGCTGCCGCTTCTACCAGGCCAGCACCTCCGAGCTCTACGGCCTGGTGCAGGAGATCCCGCAGAAGGAGACCACGCCCTTCTACCCGCGCAGCCCCTATGCGGTGGCCAAGCTCTATGCCTACTGGATCACGGTCAACTACCGCGAGGCCTATGGCATGTATGCCTGCAACGGCATCCTGTTCAACCACGAGAGCCCGCGCCGCGGCGAGACCTTCGTCACCCGCAAGATCACCCGCGGCCTGGCCCACATCGCCCAGGGCCTGGAGCAGGGCCTGTTCATGGGCAACCTCGACGCGCTGCGCGACTGGGGCCATGCCAAGGACTATGTGCGCATGCAGTGGATGATGCTACAGCAGGAGCAGCCGCAGGACTATGTGATCGCCACCGGCGTGCAGTACTCGGTGCGGCAGTTCATCCAGTGGTCGGCGCAGGAGCTGGGCATCACCATGCGCTTCGAGGGTCAGGGCGTCGACGAGAAGGGCTATGTCGAATCCATCGCGGGCGACAAGGCGCCGGCGCTGAAGCCTGGCGACTGCATCGTGCGCATCGATCCGCGCTACTTCCGCCCGGCCGAGGTCGAGACCCTGCTCGGCGACCCGAGCAAGGCCAAGACCCAGCTTGGCTGGGTGCCGGAGATCACCGTGCAGGAGATGTGCGCCGAGATGGTCGCCGCCGACCTGCAGGCCGCCCGTCGCCTGGCGCTGCTGCGCAAGCACGGGCATGAGGTCTCGGTCTCCCGGGAGGCTGGCCAGTGA
- the fcl gene encoding GDP-L-fucose synthase yields the protein MSEPTVFVAGHRGMVGSAIVRRLQALGGVRLLTASRAELDLGSQAAVQAFFAAHRIDHVVLAAAKVGGIHANNTYPAEFIYENLMIQANVIHAAHTAGVQRLLFLGSSCIYPRMAPQPMREDALLTGTLECTNEPYAIAKIAGIKLCESYNRQHGRDYRSVMPTNLYGPGDNFHPDNSHVIPALIRRFHEAARAEAPEVVVWGSGTPMREFLHVDDMAAASVHVMNLPAADYQAHTQPMLSHINVGTGVDCTIRELAEAVARVTGFRGALRFDASKPDGTPRKLMDVSRLKALGWEARIGLEDGLRDAYRWFLANYTEARL from the coding sequence GTGAGCGAGCCCACCGTCTTCGTCGCGGGCCACCGCGGCATGGTGGGCTCGGCCATCGTCCGGCGCCTGCAGGCGCTGGGCGGCGTGCGCCTGCTGACCGCCAGCCGGGCCGAGCTGGACCTGGGCTCGCAGGCGGCGGTGCAGGCCTTCTTCGCGGCCCACCGCATCGACCACGTGGTGCTGGCGGCGGCCAAGGTGGGGGGCATCCATGCCAACAACACCTACCCGGCCGAGTTCATCTACGAGAACCTGATGATCCAGGCCAACGTCATCCACGCCGCGCACACGGCGGGGGTGCAGCGCCTGCTCTTCCTCGGTTCGTCCTGCATCTACCCGCGCATGGCGCCGCAGCCCATGCGCGAGGACGCGCTGCTGACCGGCACGCTCGAGTGCACGAACGAGCCATACGCCATCGCCAAGATCGCCGGCATCAAGCTCTGCGAGAGCTACAACCGCCAGCACGGCCGCGACTATCGCAGCGTGATGCCGACCAACCTCTACGGGCCGGGCGACAACTTCCACCCCGACAACTCGCATGTCATCCCTGCGCTGATCCGCCGCTTCCACGAGGCGGCGCGAGCCGAGGCGCCGGAGGTGGTCGTCTGGGGCAGCGGCACGCCGATGCGCGAGTTCCTGCATGTCGACGACATGGCCGCGGCCAGCGTGCACGTGATGAATCTGCCGGCGGCCGACTACCAGGCGCACACCCAGCCCATGCTTTCGCACATCAATGTCGGCACGGGTGTGGACTGCACGATCCGCGAGCTGGCCGAGGCGGTGGCCCGGGTCACCGGCTTTCGCGGCGCGCTGCGCTTCGACGCGAGCAAGCCCGACGGCACGCCGCGCAAGCTGATGGATGTCTCGCGCCTCAAGGCCCTGGGCTGGGAAGCCCGCATCGGCCTGGAGGACGGGCTGCGCGACGCCTACCGCTGGTTCCTCGCGAACTACACCGAGGCACGGCTCTGA
- a CDS encoding tannase/feruloyl esterase family alpha/beta hydrolase: MASASLGGLRIGEVGVQAAANGHAAHCLAGSTTLGSRVRFALRSPLGSGWNGRPMIEGKGAFADRGTVAATDAGRALLHELFRRSRVRADCVGCSGAGVQGMRIAERAEALLDGFVIGDPTVAVARDMQRVQRNLRAATAYPLSLPKLRVLSASVMQHCDPKDGATDGIVSDPSRCDFDIRSLACTAGTDGANCLTTIEQVAAALIYSGPRNSAGEAVAPGLPLTGSEDCGGFCDGRIDGFKRFAEDWPWWFLGGPTSNLDVLAAPAALLNGRALGVAVYDQYARDLGWAGASFMQTCDFFRLFLVPGMQHCEGGRALDDFDAVDALVRWVENKEVPNTLRARSRWNSAFPGRECNLCPYPEVSTYVGSGSVDSPASLRCTLPGG, translated from the coding sequence ATGGCGAGCGCTTCGCTCGGCGGCTTGCGGATTGGCGAAGTCGGCGTGCAGGCCGCGGCCAACGGCCACGCAGCGCACTGTCTCGCCGGCAGCACCACGCTGGGTAGCCGGGTGCGCTTCGCGTTGCGCAGCCCGCTCGGCAGCGGGTGGAACGGCCGGCCGATGATCGAGGGCAAGGGCGCCTTCGCCGACCGCGGCACCGTTGCAGCCACCGACGCCGGCCGAGCCCTGCTGCACGAGCTGTTCCGCCGCAGCCGCGTGCGCGCCGACTGCGTCGGCTGTTCGGGCGCCGGCGTTCAGGGCATGCGCATCGCCGAGCGGGCCGAGGCCCTGCTTGACGGCTTCGTGATCGGCGACCCGACGGTCGCCGTGGCGCGCGACATGCAGCGCGTGCAACGAAACCTGCGCGCGGCGACCGCCTACCCGCTGAGCCTGCCCAAGCTGCGTGTACTCAGCGCGAGCGTGATGCAGCACTGCGACCCCAAGGACGGTGCGACCGACGGCATCGTCAGCGACCCCTCGCGCTGCGACTTCGACATCAGGTCCCTGGCCTGCACGGCCGGCACCGACGGGGCCAACTGCCTGACGACGATCGAGCAAGTGGCCGCCGCGCTGATCTACAGCGGCCCGCGCAACAGCGCCGGCGAAGCGGTCGCGCCCGGCCTGCCGCTGACCGGCAGCGAGGACTGCGGCGGCTTCTGCGACGGCCGCATCGACGGCTTCAAGCGCTTTGCCGAGGACTGGCCCTGGTGGTTCCTCGGCGGCCCGACCAGCAACCTGGACGTGCTGGCGGCACCGGCAGCGCTGCTGAACGGCCGGGCCCTCGGTGTCGCCGTCTACGACCAGTACGCGCGCGACCTGGGCTGGGCCGGCGCCAGCTTCATGCAGACCTGCGACTTCTTTCGGCTCTTCCTCGTGCCCGGCATGCAGCACTGCGAGGGCGGCCGCGCGCTGGACGATTTCGACGCGGTGGACGCGCTGGTGCGCTGGGTCGAGAACAAGGAGGTGCCCAACACCCTGCGCGCGCGCAGCCGCTGGAACAGCGCCTTCCCGGGCCGCGAGTGCAACCTCTGCCCCTATCCCGAGGTGTCGACCTATGTCGGCAGCGGCAGCGTGGACAGCCCGGCCAGCCTCCGCTGCACGCTGCCGGGGGGCTGA
- a CDS encoding sugar transferase encodes MKRLFDLTVTLVMAPFWIPVCLLAALALVLTAGWSPIYSSKRRVHGREVRTVIKFRTMVRHADRVLNRDTIPVSDTAFLNIPPDHEVYTPVGRRIERYALTEIPQLLQVLAGSMSLIGNRPLPVNVVNALLQRFPYAEDRFIAPGGLTGPVQLVGREDISDEDRLGLEIDYSLLTTLSYSYRIDLFILWNTVLVALHLRSAFTVPEVRALMMRAAAPVAVPPDELLERRTSGVRFPVAPRSLRLADGRQVDLCEIGYRGLRIVADESIAAGTVLHIPSAITASGHLVAVVCWSRPADDGRIAMGLSLQPGADTVMALLDLLRGPGSGGGRKQGEAAPPSAARTVLPHSLPAAELAAVRERHRDEQPHAA; translated from the coding sequence ATGAAGCGTCTTTTCGACCTGACGGTGACCCTCGTCATGGCGCCGTTCTGGATCCCGGTCTGTCTTCTGGCCGCCCTGGCCCTGGTGCTGACGGCGGGCTGGTCGCCCATCTACAGCTCCAAGCGCCGGGTGCACGGCCGGGAGGTGCGTACCGTCATCAAGTTCCGCACCATGGTCCGCCATGCCGACCGGGTGCTGAACCGCGACACCATCCCCGTGTCGGACACCGCCTTCCTCAACATCCCGCCCGATCACGAGGTCTACACCCCGGTCGGTCGGCGCATCGAGCGCTACGCCCTCACCGAGATCCCGCAGCTTCTGCAGGTGCTGGCCGGCAGCATGTCGCTGATCGGCAACCGGCCGCTGCCGGTGAATGTGGTCAATGCCCTGCTCCAGCGCTTTCCCTATGCCGAGGACCGCTTCATCGCCCCGGGCGGCCTGACCGGCCCGGTGCAGCTCGTCGGCCGCGAGGACATCTCCGACGAGGACCGCCTCGGCCTGGAGATCGACTACAGCCTGCTGACCACGCTGAGCTACTCCTACCGCATCGACCTCTTCATCCTCTGGAACACGGTGCTGGTCGCCCTGCACTTGCGCAGCGCCTTCACCGTGCCCGAGGTGCGGGCGCTGATGATGCGTGCCGCCGCACCGGTCGCCGTGCCGCCGGACGAGCTGCTCGAGCGCCGCACCTCCGGCGTCCGCTTCCCGGTGGCGCCGCGCAGCCTGCGGCTGGCCGATGGCCGCCAGGTCGATCTCTGCGAGATCGGTTACCGCGGCCTGCGCATCGTGGCCGACGAGTCCATCGCGGCAGGCACGGTCCTCCACATTCCGAGCGCGATCACGGCCTCCGGGCACTTGGTGGCCGTGGTCTGCTGGAGCCGTCCGGCGGACGACGGCCGCATCGCCATGGGCTTGTCGCTGCAGCCTGGGGCCGACACCGTGATGGCCCTGCTCGACCTGCTGCGCGGACCGGGTTCGGGCGGGGGTCGCAAGCAAGGCGAGGCCGCCCCCCCGTCGGCCGCACGCACCGTGCTGCCGCACAGCCTGCCGGCCGCCGAACTGGCCGCCGTGCGCGAACGTCACCGGGACGAGCAGCCGCACGCCGCCTGA
- a CDS encoding glycosyltransferase family 9 protein, with product MKVSEDRPARVLVYHIGSLGDTLMVLPALWALKAHWPQARFTLLTKRTPLKHVVVADALIQDAGIFEDVIAYPGERQGGDKLGQRLRQIGLLLKLRLRRFEAIVYLAPSERQPAQVARDAAFFKLSGIPRRLGFEGFGPLPSRSTVPLPTLPIEAEALMRRLRAGGLPLPPLDQARRDCGVNARELGRVRDWLATQSGADGGRPWLAIGPGSNMPAKIWPLDRYAEVISALMREFDLWPVVFGGPEDKVAGQALVERLGAGYIAAGQLSLREAAAGMRGCALYLGNDTGTMHLAASENVPCVVPFSARDFPGKWHPMGPDHAVIRRRPDCEGCMLERCEARRMHCMLDIGVDEVLDAARAVLARRSPSSSSPPRGRAAFTA from the coding sequence ATGAAGGTTTCCGAGGATCGTCCCGCGCGCGTGCTGGTCTATCACATCGGCTCGCTCGGCGACACGCTCATGGTGCTGCCCGCCCTGTGGGCGCTGAAGGCGCACTGGCCGCAGGCCCGTTTCACCTTGCTCACCAAGCGAACACCGCTGAAACATGTGGTGGTCGCTGACGCGCTGATTCAGGACGCCGGCATCTTCGAGGACGTGATTGCCTACCCCGGCGAGCGCCAGGGCGGTGACAAACTGGGTCAGCGGCTGCGCCAGATCGGCCTGCTGCTCAAGCTGCGGCTGCGCCGTTTTGAGGCCATCGTCTACCTCGCCCCGTCGGAGCGCCAGCCCGCCCAGGTGGCCCGTGATGCGGCCTTCTTCAAGCTTTCGGGCATCCCGCGCCGGCTCGGCTTCGAGGGCTTCGGCCCCCTGCCCTCGCGCAGCACGGTGCCGCTTCCGACCTTGCCGATCGAGGCCGAGGCCCTGATGCGGCGCCTGCGCGCGGGCGGCCTGCCGCTGCCGCCGCTGGACCAGGCGCGCCGCGACTGCGGCGTCAACGCCCGCGAACTGGGCCGCGTGCGCGACTGGCTGGCCACGCAGTCGGGCGCCGACGGCGGTCGGCCTTGGCTGGCCATCGGCCCTGGCTCGAACATGCCGGCCAAGATCTGGCCGCTGGACCGCTATGCCGAGGTGATTTCCGCGCTGATGCGCGAGTTCGATCTCTGGCCGGTCGTCTTCGGCGGCCCGGAGGACAAGGTGGCCGGTCAGGCCCTGGTCGAGCGCCTGGGCGCCGGATACATCGCCGCCGGCCAGCTTTCGCTGCGCGAGGCGGCGGCCGGCATGCGCGGCTGCGCGCTCTACCTCGGCAACGACACCGGCACCATGCACCTGGCCGCCTCGGAGAACGTGCCCTGCGTCGTGCCCTTCTCGGCCCGCGACTTCCCCGGCAAATGGCATCCCATGGGCCCCGACCATGCGGTGATCCGCCGCCGACCCGACTGCGAGGGCTGCATGCTGGAGCGCTGCGAGGCCCGGCGCATGCATTGCATGCTCGACATCGGCGTTGACGAAGTGCTGGACGCCGCCCGCGCGGTGCTGGCCCGCCGCAGCCCCTCTTCTTCTTCCCCGCCGCGCGGCCGCGCGGCCTTCACGGCATGA
- a CDS encoding class I SAM-dependent methyltransferase, producing MNSAQKQVVNLPCEVCGDAKPAPWRALRYPQYGYPGAFELCRCGGCGLVFNSPRLVPEALGQLYDHNYYIFAEPAADAFQRVAGLHHATVARLEAVAPARGPVLEVGSAKGYMLGLLKDRGWDVQGVELSSHAAAYAQSAFGVPVYNGTLESWVEQPGFVPRPLAYSTDVIEHVPSPRDFLRAMHRAIAEDGLLLIGTPNIASDGVEAYGADWLGFNPFHIWLFSRETLSRLLAQNGFEVLEAWTFGNAELGRYPAMSPAKRWLRDTAARSGLLNGLRRLRGGEAPPPSAEALAALRAETGRQLAAAGDWRDSVDGRHPRAAACRGDNLVILARRRPGALA from the coding sequence ATGAACTCCGCTCAGAAGCAGGTCGTCAACCTTCCCTGCGAAGTCTGCGGCGACGCGAAGCCCGCGCCCTGGCGCGCGCTGCGCTACCCGCAATACGGCTACCCCGGCGCCTTCGAGCTCTGCCGCTGCGGCGGCTGTGGCCTGGTCTTCAACAGCCCGCGCCTGGTGCCCGAGGCCCTGGGCCAGCTCTACGACCACAACTACTACATCTTCGCGGAGCCGGCTGCGGACGCCTTCCAGCGCGTCGCTGGCCTCCACCACGCCACCGTGGCGCGGCTGGAAGCCGTGGCCCCGGCGCGCGGTCCGGTCCTGGAAGTCGGCAGTGCCAAGGGCTACATGCTCGGCCTGCTCAAGGATCGCGGCTGGGACGTGCAGGGGGTCGAGCTCTCCAGCCATGCCGCGGCCTATGCGCAGTCTGCCTTCGGCGTGCCGGTCTACAACGGCACGCTGGAGTCCTGGGTCGAGCAGCCCGGCTTCGTGCCGCGGCCGCTGGCCTACAGCACCGATGTGATCGAGCATGTGCCCTCGCCGCGCGACTTCCTGCGCGCGATGCACCGCGCCATCGCCGAGGACGGCCTGCTGCTGATCGGCACCCCCAACATCGCGTCCGACGGGGTCGAGGCCTACGGCGCCGACTGGCTGGGCTTCAATCCCTTCCATATCTGGCTGTTCTCGCGCGAGACCCTGTCGCGCCTGCTGGCGCAGAACGGCTTCGAGGTGCTGGAGGCCTGGACCTTTGGCAATGCCGAGCTCGGCCGCTATCCGGCGATGTCGCCGGCCAAGCGCTGGCTGCGCGACACGGCCGCCCGCAGCGGCCTGCTGAACGGCCTGCGCCGCCTGCGCGGCGGCGAGGCCCCGCCGCCCTCGGCCGAGGCCCTGGCTGCGCTGCGTGCCGAAACCGGCCGCCAGCTCGCCGCCGCCGGCGACTGGCGCGACAGCGTCGACGGCCGCCACCCGCGGGCCGCCGCCTGCCGGGGCGACAACTTGGTGATCCTGGCGCGCCGCCGCCCGGGCGCCCTGGCCTGA
- a CDS encoding polysaccharide biosynthesis/export family protein, whose amino-acid sequence MSGLALALLAAGCTTTPVERQNDLSAQARSHEAYVAAAPKAAAPARYRLQVGDVLDLRFRRTDEVNDIANVRPDGLISLRWVGEVQAAGLTPAELAAQIEKRYAEVLTDPKVDVIVRSFQPSRIYVGGEVARPGELQLGGTMSALQAIVRAGDFGPDARRDSIIVIRQNGAAEPEYILLDFGNSAESRVAEARKKPCSPQNPLACDGMKVLRPEGFVLEPLDVVFVPKTRIAGVAQFFERYINQIVPLWRNFGLSLTYLVSRDRTSITTVAP is encoded by the coding sequence TTGAGCGGCCTGGCCCTTGCCCTGCTGGCTGCGGGCTGCACGACCACGCCGGTGGAGCGGCAGAACGACCTGAGCGCGCAGGCGCGCTCGCATGAGGCCTATGTCGCCGCCGCGCCCAAGGCCGCGGCGCCGGCCCGCTACCGCCTGCAAGTGGGCGACGTGCTGGACCTGCGCTTCCGCCGCACCGACGAAGTCAATGACATCGCCAATGTGCGGCCGGACGGCCTGATCTCGCTGCGCTGGGTGGGCGAGGTGCAGGCCGCCGGCCTGACGCCGGCCGAGCTGGCCGCGCAGATCGAGAAGCGCTATGCCGAGGTGCTGACCGACCCCAAGGTCGACGTGATCGTCCGCAGCTTCCAGCCCTCGCGCATCTATGTGGGCGGCGAGGTGGCGCGGCCCGGCGAACTGCAGCTCGGCGGCACGATGTCGGCGCTGCAGGCCATCGTGCGGGCCGGCGACTTCGGTCCCGATGCCCGCCGCGACAGCATCATCGTGATCCGCCAGAACGGTGCGGCCGAGCCCGAGTACATCCTGCTGGATTTCGGCAACTCGGCCGAGAGCCGCGTCGCCGAGGCCCGCAAGAAGCCCTGCAGCCCGCAGAACCCGCTGGCCTGCGACGGCATGAAGGTGCTGCGGCCCGAGGGTTTCGTGCTGGAGCCGCTCGATGTGGTCTTCGTGCCCAAGACCCGCATCGCCGGCGTGGCGCAGTTCTTCGAGCGCTACATCAACCAGATCGTGCCGCTGTGGCGCAATTTCGGCCTGTCGCTGACCTATCTGGTCTCGCGCGACCGCACCAGCATCACCACCGTCGCGCCCTGA
- a CDS encoding NAD-dependent epimerase/dehydratase family protein — translation MAAEAVSGACLRHAAVTGAGGFVGRTLCRQLVAQGVRVRALVRSAGSPVPPGCEAQLVGDLADPAGCDWDRALDGGLDTVFHLAAIAHAPQAAAIDQVNREATGALAEAAFRRGLRLVHASTIKVYGDQAEGLIDERTPLRPDDAYGRSKLEGEQRIAEAAARHGGAWAGLRPPIVYGPGDAGNFARLVRLGRSGWPLPLGAVDNRRSMIHVEALTDALIRAAQMPQATGACQVIAGGPAWSTAEWLRQIAKAAGQPSRLWPCPPGLLRAAATLAGAGGVARRLLGSLAVDDRAWRQASDWHPPLSQEEAVARTVQALLLR, via the coding sequence ATGGCCGCTGAAGCCGTGAGCGGCGCGTGCCTGCGCCATGCGGCGGTCACCGGGGCCGGCGGCTTCGTCGGCCGCACGCTGTGCCGGCAGCTCGTCGCGCAGGGCGTGCGGGTGCGCGCCCTGGTGCGCAGCGCCGGCAGCCCGGTGCCGCCGGGCTGCGAGGCGCAGCTCGTCGGCGACCTGGCCGACCCGGCCGGCTGCGACTGGGACCGTGCGCTCGACGGCGGGCTCGACACCGTCTTCCACCTCGCCGCCATCGCCCACGCGCCGCAGGCGGCGGCCATCGACCAGGTCAACCGCGAAGCCACCGGCGCGCTGGCCGAGGCCGCCTTCCGGCGCGGCCTGCGCCTGGTGCACGCCAGCACGATCAAGGTCTACGGCGACCAGGCCGAGGGCCTGATCGACGAGCGCACGCCCTTGCGACCGGACGATGCCTACGGCCGCAGCAAGCTCGAAGGCGAGCAGCGCATCGCCGAAGCCGCTGCGCGCCACGGCGGCGCCTGGGCCGGGCTGCGGCCGCCCATCGTCTACGGGCCGGGCGATGCCGGCAACTTCGCCCGGCTGGTGCGCCTGGGCCGATCGGGCTGGCCGCTGCCGCTGGGCGCGGTGGACAACCGCCGCAGCATGATCCATGTCGAGGCCCTGACCGATGCCCTGATCCGCGCCGCACAGATGCCGCAGGCCACCGGCGCCTGCCAGGTGATCGCCGGCGGGCCCGCCTGGTCGACGGCCGAGTGGCTGCGCCAGATCGCGAAGGCCGCCGGGCAGCCCAGCCGGCTCTGGCCCTGCCCGCCCGGCCTGCTGCGCGCCGCGGCCACCCTGGCCGGTGCGGGCGGGGTGGCGAGGCGCCTGCTCGGCTCGCTGGCGGTGGACGACCGCGCCTGGCGTCAGGCTTCGGACTGGCACCCCCCTTTGTCGCAGGAGGAGGCCGTGGCGCGCACGGTTCAGGCACTGTTGTTGCGATAA